One Roseimaritima multifibrata DNA window includes the following coding sequences:
- a CDS encoding serine/threonine-protein kinase, whose product MISTQCPPPERLQAYNAGKLTEPEMLDIDSDLKTCSDCVQQLDGVEMEDSILTWLSVDESPDDHAPEPEYQEAAAAIKRQLCGKSAELPLNGLVGPYTLLEPIGQGGMGQVFRALHRRLNKTVAIKLLPHQQRVDSLAVARFEREVQAVGALAHPAIVQATDAGEIEGVPFLVMEHIDGLDLSAVLRISGPLPVAESCEVVRQAAEAIAFAHAHHIIHRDIKPSNLMLDSKGNVKVLDLGLARMSHSFLNTSLTGTGQLLGTLDYMSPEQAHEGKADERSDVYALGATLFKLLTGSPVGDIPGEPSSALRRLQRRSQDEGIPFLAFDIPADLLPILQALLSPAPEQRTASATETASLLKPFTDGANLSDWLSETRQFAQSQQQRLQESPTLAGQGSATTHPTASPHSAPTGALKCHKKRKRNRWLLLGGGLGFASWLGLLTVVILQTQQGQIIVESDIPGVEIRILHDQKPVRELTVQTEAESIRLFADQYEISLPADANKLQISPQEIQLRRGETVVVRVTQRSVKTRPSETPNLGGAPSTRGRVATTIPPLTSASTAEANKWEPLFQGKALSEWLRLVRYEQEPKLLAEAFEKAIPNLLRAETQTLIDAAVFDRLCHTDLADTRFLKLTDFDKKRRELAYFHGRPNLLNEHADLLSKELQSGTPKRQEAALIIIANLLDLHTMAKWDASLLKQIEPLAQNELPAIAYAASQILLVKWDDDDPRALELAEKLLADDSLPNAFLGAKHLVETDQKTVALEKMMQIMSTSQDQTIANQTVDWFCAAPLSAPETTLAVETVLILQKHPHLEAWNDRADRLLRHVATKGTASEATVKYLQTVLRQRYDYAYKFETERAQRRRTNMRMDVGMGMGMDMGMGMGMAGGMEMGGEMDMGMGAEYQGHQSPGAPRVVIDTLFELTGNIDTWDEPIDSWNSFEEITIFLETSPSTQAASQSPHQGKQTPSRDMALIHRFARTYFPRTLLPRLIDQASRAFDHSTEEKEIQPLQFLKSSLVRTRRELQSKNQLDVMRQEGSGMDGMMGMDMGMEGGMGAIEGEMGMGGEMQSAEPIPAKQIYAYPFFETSPLYSRIAFQQYIRAAEISNVERLARLRHWEQTFTLTNPVPIASRIGLQASDVADTVKQFEGSEDSFDRQVTYRVASALVNEKMALSLIDALEKNGTISFLDEKLFLADATTAMLLRLNADASPNSTTAWTDPIASTLESLTSTLLAQKESLPRLFAGMVVQETHHILSEAEYSRLLETPISDTDHEELAQVLPPREVSTVVTSLARYSRKMLREVSPDQGRAAFQRWNSEPPKPKYLYRW is encoded by the coding sequence ATGATCTCTACTCAATGTCCTCCACCGGAACGCCTCCAGGCCTACAACGCTGGCAAACTAACCGAGCCAGAAATGCTCGATATCGACTCCGATCTAAAAACATGCTCGGACTGCGTTCAGCAGTTGGATGGCGTTGAAATGGAAGATTCCATCCTGACTTGGCTTAGCGTTGACGAAAGTCCTGATGACCATGCTCCGGAACCCGAATACCAAGAAGCTGCTGCGGCGATTAAACGGCAGTTATGTGGAAAATCCGCGGAACTCCCGTTGAACGGCTTGGTCGGTCCATACACATTGCTGGAACCGATTGGACAGGGTGGGATGGGCCAGGTCTTTCGTGCGTTGCATCGGCGTTTGAATAAGACCGTCGCCATCAAACTCTTACCGCATCAGCAACGCGTTGACTCGTTGGCAGTCGCCCGCTTTGAGCGGGAAGTCCAGGCGGTCGGCGCATTAGCACATCCGGCCATCGTTCAAGCGACCGACGCAGGCGAAATCGAGGGAGTCCCATTCTTGGTGATGGAACATATCGATGGGTTGGACCTGAGTGCTGTACTGCGCATCAGTGGCCCACTTCCCGTTGCCGAATCCTGTGAGGTGGTACGTCAAGCGGCTGAAGCAATCGCGTTCGCCCATGCGCATCACATCATCCACCGCGATATCAAACCGTCGAACCTGATGCTTGATTCGAAAGGGAACGTCAAAGTACTGGACCTCGGTCTAGCCAGAATGTCACACTCCTTTCTGAACACCAGTTTGACTGGAACGGGACAACTGCTAGGGACGTTGGACTACATGTCGCCCGAACAAGCCCATGAGGGCAAAGCCGACGAGCGGAGCGATGTCTACGCGTTGGGCGCGACGCTTTTTAAGCTGCTGACGGGATCTCCAGTCGGCGACATTCCGGGGGAACCATCTTCCGCCCTTCGCCGACTTCAGCGGCGCAGTCAGGATGAGGGGATTCCTTTCCTCGCCTTTGACATCCCCGCCGACTTATTACCAATCCTGCAGGCTTTGCTTTCGCCCGCTCCCGAACAACGAACCGCATCGGCCACCGAAACGGCCAGTTTGCTAAAACCGTTTACGGACGGTGCCAACCTATCCGATTGGCTTTCAGAAACACGTCAGTTTGCCCAGTCCCAACAACAAAGACTGCAGGAATCCCCAACGTTAGCTGGCCAGGGCTCCGCGACCACACACCCTACGGCGTCACCGCATTCCGCCCCGACAGGGGCTTTAAAGTGCCATAAAAAACGTAAAAGAAACCGGTGGTTACTGCTTGGGGGTGGACTTGGGTTTGCAAGTTGGCTGGGATTGTTGACCGTAGTCATCCTGCAAACGCAGCAGGGACAGATCATTGTCGAATCAGATATCCCGGGTGTTGAAATTCGTATTCTTCACGATCAAAAACCGGTTCGCGAATTAACCGTCCAAACCGAAGCCGAATCGATACGCTTGTTCGCGGATCAATACGAAATCAGCCTCCCTGCGGACGCCAACAAGCTTCAAATAAGCCCTCAAGAGATCCAACTGCGTCGCGGCGAAACGGTTGTCGTGCGAGTCACGCAACGTTCCGTAAAAACACGACCTTCTGAAACACCGAATTTAGGCGGCGCCCCTTCGACGCGCGGCAGGGTTGCGACGACCATTCCTCCGCTCACATCTGCATCGACGGCAGAAGCCAACAAATGGGAACCACTCTTTCAAGGGAAAGCACTAAGCGAATGGTTAAGGTTAGTCCGCTACGAACAGGAGCCAAAACTACTTGCAGAGGCTTTCGAGAAAGCGATCCCAAATCTCTTGCGTGCTGAAACACAAACGCTGATTGATGCAGCCGTCTTCGACCGTCTCTGCCATACCGACTTGGCCGACACCCGTTTTCTAAAATTGACGGACTTCGATAAGAAACGACGTGAATTAGCCTATTTCCATGGACGCCCAAACTTGCTGAACGAGCACGCGGATTTGCTCAGCAAGGAACTTCAGTCCGGCACTCCCAAGCGGCAAGAAGCTGCCCTGATCATCATCGCCAATCTCTTAGACTTGCATACGATGGCGAAATGGGATGCCAGCCTGCTAAAACAAATCGAACCCCTAGCACAAAACGAGTTGCCTGCGATCGCTTATGCAGCCAGTCAAATCTTGTTGGTTAAGTGGGACGACGACGACCCTCGGGCCCTTGAACTTGCCGAAAAACTGCTCGCCGATGATTCGCTACCAAATGCATTTTTAGGGGCAAAGCATCTGGTTGAAACCGACCAGAAGACTGTCGCTTTAGAGAAGATGATGCAAATCATGTCGACGTCGCAGGACCAGACTATCGCGAACCAGACGGTCGATTGGTTTTGCGCGGCTCCGCTTTCGGCCCCCGAGACCACACTTGCAGTCGAAACGGTCCTGATCCTTCAAAAGCACCCTCACCTTGAGGCCTGGAACGACCGAGCCGACAGGCTCCTCAGGCATGTCGCCACCAAGGGTACCGCAAGCGAAGCGACGGTCAAATATTTACAGACCGTTCTTAGACAACGTTATGACTACGCTTACAAGTTTGAAACGGAACGGGCACAGCGGAGACGCACGAACATGAGGATGGATGTGGGCATGGGCATGGGGATGGATATGGGCATGGGCATGGGCATGGCCGGTGGAATGGAAATGGGAGGGGAAATGGATATGGGAATGGGAGCAGAGTATCAGGGGCATCAATCACCGGGGGCACCACGTGTCGTCATCGACACATTATTTGAATTGACGGGTAATATCGATACGTGGGACGAACCGATCGATAGTTGGAACAGCTTCGAAGAAATCACCATCTTTTTAGAAACTTCGCCATCCACGCAAGCTGCTTCACAATCTCCTCACCAAGGAAAACAAACTCCTTCGCGGGACATGGCTCTCATCCATCGTTTTGCAAGAACCTACTTCCCACGCACCCTCCTTCCACGGTTGATCGACCAAGCCAGCCGTGCTTTTGATCATTCCACTGAAGAGAAAGAGATTCAGCCACTCCAGTTCCTGAAGAGTTCACTGGTCCGCACCCGTCGAGAACTTCAATCTAAAAATCAATTAGATGTAATGAGACAAGAAGGAAGCGGAATGGACGGGATGATGGGAATGGACATGGGGATGGAAGGAGGCATGGGTGCAATAGAAGGTGAAATGGGAATGGGAGGGGAAATGCAATCGGCAGAGCCAATTCCAGCGAAACAGATTTATGCATATCCTTTCTTCGAAACTTCGCCGCTCTATAGCCGAATCGCTTTCCAGCAATACATCCGTGCTGCTGAAATTTCGAATGTCGAACGCCTCGCACGACTCCGGCACTGGGAACAGACATTCACGCTCACAAACCCAGTCCCCATTGCATCGCGGATCGGACTGCAAGCAAGCGATGTTGCCGACACAGTCAAACAATTTGAAGGATCGGAGGATTCTTTCGACAGGCAAGTGACTTACCGAGTCGCCTCTGCGTTGGTCAACGAAAAGATGGCACTGTCTCTAATCGACGCACTCGAGAAAAATGGAACGATCTCTTTTCTTGACGAGAAGCTATTTTTGGCCGATGCAACCACAGCGATGTTACTGCGTCTGAACGCAGACGCGTCCCCAAACTCAACGACGGCGTGGACCGATCCAATCGCGTCAACATTGGAATCGTTGACTAGCACACTGCTTGCTCAAAAAGAAAGCCTTCCTCGGCTGTTTGCCGGCATGGTGGTTCAAGAGACTCATCACATTCTTTCGGAAGCGGAATATTCTCGTCTCCTTGAAACCCCAATTTCGGACACCGACCACGAAGAACTTGCTCAAGTGCTTCCCCCGAGGGAAGTTTCAACCGTTGTGACCTCCTTAGCACGATACAGTCGCAAAATGCTAAGAGAAGTCTCACCCGACCAAGGCAGAGCCGCTTTCCAACGCTGGAATTCCGAACCGCCTAAACCGAAATATTTATATCGGTGGTAG
- a CDS encoding RNA polymerase sigma factor: protein MNRESATPPSLLRGLRCRDEISWNRLVDLFGPLVYSLSRRSGLGHEAAADVMQETFLSVNQSLPKFQYRNSDDTFRGWLCRIAQFRIADYQRRRTEVLSAVGGSAMRDRLEATSDHSSTIAAPTDSEWKGVVQRAAALVQSEFSQRSWQAFWLTTVGGQSATDAALELGMQSAAVRKAKSRVARRLREVLGEIEELGDS, encoded by the coding sequence ATGAATCGTGAAAGTGCAACGCCTCCCTCATTGCTTCGCGGTTTGAGATGCCGCGATGAAATCAGCTGGAACCGGTTGGTCGATTTGTTTGGCCCGCTGGTCTATTCGCTCAGTCGGCGTAGCGGTCTAGGACACGAAGCGGCCGCAGATGTCATGCAGGAGACTTTTCTTTCGGTCAATCAATCCCTGCCGAAATTTCAGTACCGAAATTCTGACGATACCTTTCGCGGATGGCTTTGCCGGATTGCTCAGTTTCGGATCGCCGACTACCAACGGCGACGAACGGAGGTTCTCTCGGCGGTTGGTGGGTCGGCCATGCGAGATCGATTGGAAGCGACGTCTGACCATTCTTCCACAATCGCAGCTCCGACCGATTCGGAATGGAAAGGAGTCGTGCAGCGAGCGGCAGCACTTGTGCAAAGCGAATTTTCGCAGCGTTCCTGGCAAGCCTTTTGGCTAACGACCGTCGGCGGCCAATCGGCAACGGACGCAGCACTCGAACTAGGGATGCAGTCAGCTGCGGTAAGAAAAGCCAAAAGTCGCGTCGCAAGAAGGCTGCGAGAAGTTCTAGGAGAAATTGAAGAGTTGGGCGATTCTTAA
- the mutS gene encoding DNA mismatch repair protein MutS, with protein MTTPMMRQYHEAKEACGDALLLFRMGDFYELFHEDAQRAGRILGLNVTSRDKDSDNPTAMAGFPHHQLDSYLRKLITAGYRAAVCEQMEDPKQAKGLVRREITRIVSAGTLTDDELLDPREANYLACVFSMSPGKGKPDADAPVGIAWAELSSGRFEAGVFPLYRVEDELERIGPAEVLYREDDPRISPDTTAPWLATMRPAWTFAADSSVESLCRLLNVHNLEGFGFQLDGNGKGEDLPAIRAAGAVMTYLEETQPGGLDHFDSLIAHRRTTVVQIDASTRRSLELTRTLRTSSREGSLLDVVDQTQTSMGARLLSDWLSAPLVEEAAILQRHDGVEELVKQTKLREEIRATLKNTFDLSRLLGRIANARTGPRDLQQVARTLASLPALKAKLSGRKSTLLQHIETELHLCPELRTRLEAALADECPISAADGNFIRAGFDSELDSLRILAKGGKEWIANYQATQMEETGIPNLKVGFNRVFGYYLEVSAAHQAKVPDHFIRKQTLKNAERYITPELKEYEEKVLAADENAQQREQALFQQLRTQTHDALRQLQQVAGALAHLDVVAALAELATSRNWIRPTITQDSVLDIVEGRHPVLDITLPQGEFVPNDCITSPEHGMVLLITGPNMAGKSTYIRQIALLTLLAQAGSFVPAARATIGLTDRIFARVGASDELSRGQSTFMVEMVETARILNTATSRSLVILDEIGRGTSTYDGLSLAWAITEYLHEQIGARTLFATHYHELTELADSLPRVANYNVAVREWDDQVVFLHRIIAGGADKSYGIHVARLAGVPAAVNERAKDILAQLEDNDRDQFDRPAIAPRDETKTDSPLQLTLFGIADHPLLDDLRKLNVDELTPMQALTFLKAAQEKLSDTSNFVK; from the coding sequence ATGACGACTCCAATGATGCGGCAGTACCACGAGGCGAAAGAGGCATGCGGCGACGCACTGCTGCTATTTCGCATGGGCGACTTCTACGAACTGTTTCACGAGGACGCCCAGCGGGCGGGTCGGATTCTTGGTTTAAACGTAACCAGTCGCGATAAAGACAGCGATAATCCGACCGCGATGGCAGGTTTTCCCCACCATCAGCTGGACTCCTATCTGCGGAAACTGATCACCGCTGGCTACCGGGCTGCCGTCTGCGAACAGATGGAAGACCCCAAACAAGCCAAGGGACTGGTCCGCCGCGAAATCACGCGGATCGTCTCCGCCGGCACGCTGACCGATGACGAACTGCTCGATCCTCGTGAAGCCAACTATTTGGCCTGCGTCTTTTCCATGTCGCCGGGAAAAGGAAAGCCTGATGCGGACGCTCCGGTCGGAATCGCCTGGGCGGAGTTATCCAGTGGCCGTTTCGAAGCCGGCGTGTTTCCGCTCTACCGCGTCGAAGACGAACTGGAACGTATCGGTCCGGCGGAAGTCCTTTACCGCGAGGACGATCCACGGATTAGTCCCGACACCACCGCACCCTGGTTAGCGACAATGCGTCCGGCTTGGACTTTTGCCGCAGACAGCAGTGTCGAATCGCTCTGCCGCCTATTGAATGTCCACAACCTTGAAGGGTTCGGTTTTCAGTTGGACGGGAATGGCAAAGGAGAAGACCTGCCGGCGATCCGAGCCGCCGGGGCGGTGATGACCTATCTGGAAGAAACCCAGCCAGGCGGACTGGACCATTTCGATTCATTGATCGCCCATCGTCGCACAACCGTCGTCCAGATCGATGCCTCCACACGTCGCTCGCTGGAACTGACGCGGACGCTACGAACCTCCTCGCGTGAAGGCTCCCTGCTGGACGTCGTCGACCAAACGCAAACCTCAATGGGAGCTCGGCTGCTGTCGGACTGGCTGTCGGCTCCGCTAGTCGAAGAAGCCGCCATCCTCCAGCGACACGATGGCGTCGAAGAACTGGTCAAGCAGACAAAGTTGCGTGAAGAGATTCGTGCGACGTTAAAAAACACTTTTGACCTCAGCCGACTACTGGGACGGATCGCGAACGCTCGCACCGGGCCCCGCGACCTGCAACAGGTCGCCCGCACCCTTGCCAGTTTACCGGCTCTAAAAGCCAAACTGAGCGGTCGCAAGTCGACTCTGCTGCAGCACATCGAAACCGAATTGCATCTCTGCCCCGAACTGCGAACCCGCTTGGAAGCCGCCCTCGCCGACGAGTGCCCGATATCGGCCGCCGATGGCAATTTCATTCGTGCCGGGTTTGATTCCGAACTCGATTCGCTACGGATCCTCGCCAAAGGGGGCAAAGAATGGATCGCCAACTACCAGGCGACCCAAATGGAAGAAACGGGAATCCCGAATTTGAAAGTCGGCTTCAACCGCGTCTTTGGTTATTACCTAGAAGTGAGCGCCGCCCACCAAGCGAAGGTGCCCGATCATTTCATCCGGAAGCAAACGCTAAAAAATGCCGAGCGTTACATCACTCCGGAACTGAAAGAGTACGAAGAAAAAGTACTCGCCGCCGACGAAAACGCCCAGCAACGCGAACAGGCCCTCTTCCAACAACTGCGCACTCAAACGCACGATGCCCTCAGACAACTGCAACAGGTCGCCGGTGCGTTGGCTCACCTGGATGTCGTGGCGGCGTTGGCCGAATTAGCCACCAGCCGAAACTGGATCCGCCCCACGATAACGCAGGATTCAGTCCTGGACATCGTCGAAGGAAGGCACCCGGTCCTGGACATCACGCTCCCACAAGGAGAATTTGTCCCCAACGATTGCATCACGTCGCCAGAACACGGAATGGTCCTGCTGATTACCGGCCCTAACATGGCGGGGAAGAGCACCTACATTCGGCAGATTGCCTTGCTGACATTGCTTGCTCAGGCGGGCTCCTTTGTCCCAGCAGCAAGAGCAACAATCGGGCTGACGGACCGAATCTTCGCACGTGTAGGAGCGAGCGATGAACTGAGTCGCGGGCAAAGTACGTTCATGGTCGAGATGGTCGAAACCGCCCGGATCCTCAACACCGCCACGTCACGCAGTTTGGTGATCCTGGATGAAATCGGCAGAGGCACCAGCACCTATGACGGACTTTCCTTGGCTTGGGCAATCACCGAATACCTGCACGAGCAGATTGGTGCCAGGACTCTGTTTGCCACGCACTATCACGAACTAACCGAACTAGCCGACAGCCTGCCACGAGTCGCCAACTACAACGTGGCGGTCCGCGAGTGGGACGATCAAGTCGTTTTCCTCCACCGGATTATCGCCGGGGGAGCCGACAAAAGTTACGGCATCCACGTCGCACGATTAGCCGGTGTTCCCGCTGCAGTGAACGAGCGAGCCAAAGACATCTTGGCGCAGCTAGAGGACAACGACCGCGATCAATTTGACCGCCCCGCGATCGCACCACGAGACGAAACCAAGACAGATTCACCGTTGCAGTTAACGTTATTCGGGATCGCGGATCATCCATTGCTAGATGACCTAAGGAAATTAAACGTCGACGAACTAACGCCGATGCAAGCCCTAACTTTCCTCAAAGCGGCGCAAGAGAAACTGTCCGACACAAGCAATTTCGTTAAGTAG
- the purL gene encoding phosphoribosylformylglycinamidine synthase subunit PurL, whose amino-acid sequence MPLWQIDIYPAEQEIDREGQRISEEIHELGLADDVSVTFARGYLVQGDFNLAAAQTLAQTLLADPIAETTVVALAGQDALNEPPGDDATLVYVLPKPGVMDPVAMSTQAAALDAGLAVDGVRTLRKYWLPEMPADQLRAICRRALSNDSVEQVIVGPLEMDQLDVGSNYSFENIIVPIRDLDDAGLEELSRSGQLYLTLVEMQTIAAHFRDQGRDPTDIELESVAQTWSEHCSHKTLAGRIAYRGPGADGTPEADSRQYDNMLKETIFAATQQIRKNLGDKDWCVSVFKDNAGIVTFDDEYHACFKVETHNHPSALEPYGGANTGIGGVIRDPLGTGMGAKPVCNTDIFCFAPPDTDPQSLPPGVLHPRRVMKGVVSGVRDYGNRMGIPTVNGAIYFDPRYLGNPLVYCGNAGIIPVGMEDKEVKADDYIVALGGRTGRDGIHGATFSSAELTSESESLSGGSVQIGNAITEKMVADVLLQARDLGLYSAVTDCGAGGFSSAVGEMGEELGAEVWLDKAPLKYDGLSYTEIWISEAQERMVLSVPAENWDRLKELADSEGVEATIIGKFVPTGRLHLMYKDQTVGDVSMEFLHEGRPPIIRDAVYHPAPETELAVTSSDAAANQTVLEKILGSLNVASKHWVIRQYDHEVQGGSAIKPLVGPQCDGPGDAAVVRPRVESRRGLVLSCGMNPYFGDFDTYHMATSAIDEAMRNAVAVGADPSHLAILDNFCWGYTDRPETLGSLVRAAIACQDMALAMGTPFISGKDSLNNEFSYQDEAGEKQTIAIPPSLLISAMGQVDDVRKCVTMDLKSTGNAIYLIGETHNELGGSHYSLVTNQSGGHVPQVDFEMAFKTFATVHAAIQAGAIRSCHDLSEGGLAAAAAEMAFAGGLGMEIDITSVAANLPSPAHALFSESNTRFLMEVKADQKQAFAAMFEKAGVPCRELGTVTENETLSVTAAGENVLNAKTQSLKAIWQKPLDL is encoded by the coding sequence ATGCCCCTCTGGCAAATCGACATCTATCCAGCTGAACAAGAAATCGACCGTGAAGGTCAACGCATCAGCGAAGAGATCCACGAACTTGGACTGGCCGATGATGTGTCTGTCACCTTTGCCCGAGGCTACCTAGTCCAAGGAGACTTTAACCTTGCCGCGGCACAAACGCTGGCCCAAACCCTACTGGCCGATCCGATTGCCGAAACCACCGTCGTGGCGTTGGCCGGACAGGATGCGTTGAACGAGCCTCCCGGGGATGACGCAACCTTGGTCTATGTGCTTCCCAAACCGGGCGTGATGGACCCGGTTGCGATGAGCACCCAAGCGGCGGCGTTGGATGCAGGCCTAGCGGTCGATGGAGTTCGCACCTTGCGAAAATACTGGCTACCCGAAATGCCAGCCGATCAACTGCGAGCGATCTGCCGTCGCGCCCTTTCGAACGATTCGGTCGAACAGGTGATTGTCGGTCCGCTTGAAATGGACCAACTGGATGTCGGTTCGAATTACAGTTTCGAAAACATCATCGTACCGATCCGTGACCTGGATGACGCAGGCCTGGAAGAGCTTTCGCGAAGCGGACAGCTTTATCTGACCTTGGTCGAAATGCAAACGATCGCTGCACACTTCCGCGACCAAGGACGCGACCCGACCGACATCGAACTGGAATCGGTTGCCCAGACCTGGTCCGAACACTGCAGCCACAAAACACTCGCCGGCCGTATCGCCTATCGCGGCCCCGGCGCCGACGGGACCCCCGAAGCCGATTCCCGGCAGTATGACAACATGCTGAAGGAAACGATCTTCGCGGCGACCCAGCAGATCCGCAAAAACTTGGGCGACAAAGATTGGTGCGTTAGTGTCTTTAAGGACAACGCCGGAATCGTCACGTTTGACGATGAATACCACGCTTGCTTCAAGGTCGAAACCCATAACCACCCCTCCGCTCTGGAACCTTACGGTGGTGCCAACACCGGGATCGGCGGAGTCATTCGCGACCCGCTGGGAACGGGAATGGGAGCCAAACCGGTATGCAATACCGACATCTTCTGTTTCGCACCGCCCGATACCGATCCACAATCCCTTCCCCCAGGCGTGCTGCATCCCCGTCGAGTCATGAAAGGGGTCGTTTCGGGAGTCCGCGATTACGGCAACCGAATGGGAATCCCCACGGTCAACGGCGCGATCTATTTCGATCCCCGCTACCTCGGCAACCCGCTGGTCTACTGCGGGAATGCTGGAATCATTCCGGTCGGAATGGAAGACAAAGAAGTCAAAGCGGACGACTACATCGTTGCCCTCGGCGGACGGACCGGTCGCGATGGAATTCACGGCGCAACGTTCTCATCCGCTGAACTGACCAGCGAATCCGAATCGCTTTCCGGCGGTTCGGTGCAAATCGGCAACGCGATCACGGAGAAAATGGTCGCCGACGTTTTGCTACAAGCACGTGACCTCGGGCTCTACAGCGCTGTCACCGACTGCGGGGCAGGGGGATTCTCCAGCGCTGTCGGCGAAATGGGCGAAGAACTGGGTGCCGAAGTCTGGCTGGACAAAGCACCACTGAAATACGATGGGCTCAGCTACACCGAAATCTGGATCAGCGAAGCTCAAGAGCGAATGGTCCTGTCGGTCCCTGCCGAGAACTGGGACCGCCTGAAAGAACTGGCCGATAGCGAAGGCGTCGAAGCGACGATTATCGGTAAGTTTGTCCCAACCGGTCGATTGCACCTGATGTACAAAGACCAAACAGTTGGCGACGTATCGATGGAATTTCTGCATGAAGGCCGACCGCCGATCATTCGCGACGCCGTCTATCATCCCGCTCCAGAAACCGAATTGGCGGTCACCTCTAGCGACGCTGCAGCCAATCAAACGGTCCTGGAAAAAATCCTTGGATCGTTGAACGTTGCCAGTAAACATTGGGTGATTCGTCAGTACGATCACGAAGTCCAAGGCGGAAGCGCGATCAAGCCATTGGTTGGTCCACAATGCGACGGGCCCGGCGACGCTGCCGTCGTACGGCCTCGAGTCGAAAGCCGCCGCGGGCTGGTCCTATCCTGTGGCATGAATCCATACTTCGGCGATTTCGACACCTACCACATGGCCACTTCGGCAATCGACGAAGCCATGCGAAACGCCGTTGCCGTCGGAGCCGACCCAAGCCACTTGGCGATTCTGGATAACTTCTGCTGGGGTTACACCGACCGCCCAGAAACCCTCGGATCTTTGGTCCGAGCTGCGATCGCTTGCCAGGACATGGCGTTGGCGATGGGCACTCCGTTTATCAGCGGCAAAGACAGCCTGAACAACGAATTTAGTTACCAGGATGAAGCGGGCGAAAAGCAGACGATTGCGATCCCACCCAGCCTGTTAATCAGTGCGATGGGGCAAGTCGATGACGTCCGCAAATGCGTCACGATGGACCTAAAATCGACTGGCAATGCGATCTACCTGATCGGGGAAACCCACAATGAACTGGGTGGATCCCATTATTCGCTGGTCACCAACCAGAGTGGTGGGCACGTCCCGCAAGTCGATTTCGAAATGGCCTTCAAGACTTTTGCGACCGTACATGCCGCGATCCAAGCCGGAGCCATCCGGTCTTGCCATGACTTAAGCGAAGGAGGCCTCGCCGCCGCCGCCGCCGAAATGGCATTCGCAGGCGGACTGGGGATGGAGATCGACATCACGTCGGTCGCCGCAAACCTACCTTCGCCGGCTCACGCATTGTTCAGCGAATCGAACACCCGGTTCTTGATGGAAGTCAAAGCCGACCAGAAGCAGGCGTTCGCAGCCATGTTCGAAAAAGCAGGCGTCCCCTGCCGCGAGCTAGGAACGGTCACCGAAAACGAGACCCTAAGCGTGACTGCGGCAGGCGAGAACGTTTTGAATGCCAAAACGCAATCCTTAAAAGCGATCTGGCAGAAACCACTCGACCTGTAA